Proteins encoded together in one Macadamia integrifolia cultivar HAES 741 chromosome 8, SCU_Mint_v3, whole genome shotgun sequence window:
- the LOC122087688 gene encoding cyclin-dependent kinases regulatory subunit 1, producing MGQIQYSEKYFDDDYEFRHVVLPPEVAKLLPKNRLLSENEWRAIGVQQSRGWVHYAIHRPEPHIMLFRRPIDYQQQQENQAQ from the exons ATGGGTCAGATCCAGTATTCCGAGAAATATTTCGACGATGATTACGAGTTCAG GCATGTCGTTCTCCCTCCCGAAGTGGCTAAATTGCTCCCAAAAAATCGCCTTCTCTCGGAA AATGAATGGCGAGCGATCGGTGTTCAGCAGAGCCGCGGATGGGTTCACTACGCGATCCACCGCCCAGAGCCTCACATTATGCTCTTCAGGAGGCCCATCGACTACCAGCAGCAGCAGGAGAACCAAGCTCAGTAA
- the LOC122087687 gene encoding STOREKEEPER protein-like, protein MSTSSTVPSASTKEKKNSAGRDSSDNKRRKRVPEAPEDLRAEVPEDLRAEATEDLRAEAPKNQQLFKRLFSEEDEIKLLNAFLDINKTAHASPSPANTAALIFDKVGDSFRGQFTNKQLTDKLSKLRRKYAKQINNEKTLKTTHDSEIYLLSQKIWGDGENDYANPSDSGTSPAKDPLTAFGVKKKNKVKTGSQAPPLENRQGETRVHQASDTEYGKEKMAVHVSPAENGGATVTVAVAELGLENFPFLMKEVSHLPWDAILREGLRSLDGSVLMRLNEEWRLQHIAEVKAMAKRAQLMQEHSKLILDALDSSLPD, encoded by the coding sequence ATGTCAACGTCTTCCACGGTCCCATCGGCGTCGacgaaagagaagaaaaattccGCCGGCAGAGATTCAAGCGATAataagaggaggaagagagtCCCTGAGGCGCCGGAAGATCTGAGGGCAGAAGTGCCGGAAGATTTGCGGGCAGAAGCGACGGAAGATCTGCGGGCAGAAGCGCCTAAGAACCAACAACTGTTCAAGCGATTGTTCTCAGAGGAAGACGAAATCAAACTCCTGAACGCCTTCCTCGACATCAACAAGACCGCCCATGCCTCTCCTTCGCCTGCCAACACCGCTGCTCTGATCTTCGACAAAGTCGGCGACTCTTTCAGAGGTCAATTCACAAACAAGCAATTGACCGATAAGCTCAGTAAGCTGCGACGGAAGTATGCCAAACAAATCAACAACGAAAAGACTCTTAAAACCACCCACGATTCAGAGATCTACCTCCTATCCCAAAAGATATGGGGCGACGGCGAGAACGACTATGCAAATCCCAGCGATTCCGGCACTTCTCCTGCCAAAGATCCCCTGACCGCCTTTGGCgttaagaagaaaaacaaagtgaaaacCGGATCTCAAGCTCCGCCCCTCGAAAATAGACAAGGGGAAACGCGAGTTCATCAAGCCTCGGATACTGAATatggaaaagagaaaatggCGGTTCACGTGTCACCGGCTGAAAATGGAGGAGCAACTGTTACTGTCGCGGTTGCTGAGTTGGGCTTGGAGAATTTTCCCTTCTTAATGAAAGAAGTATCTCATTTACCCTGGGATGCGATCCTCAGGGAGGGGCTACGCTCTCTGGACGGCTCGGTTTTGATGCGCTTAAATGAGGAGTGGAGGTTGCAGCATATTGCAGAGGTGAAGGCTATGGCAAAGCGAGCTCAGTTGATGCAGGAGCACAGCAAGTTGATTTTAGATGCCCTTGACTCCTCACTTCCTGATTGA